The bacterium region CACGAGTTTGAGCACCTGCTGTGCTTCTTTTCCAGTGACTTGAATCCAGGTTTGAGGAATCATCGCCAGTTCAGCGGAAACGGTTGGAATTTCGCTGGCCTGCAGCGCGGCAGTCACTTTGTGAAAAGCTTCCGGTGTCGTCAGAACTTCAAAATTCCCGGAATCTTCCTGAATATCGTCTGCGCCTGCTTCCAGCGCGATCTCCATCAATTTTTCCTCATCCACCGCGTTTTTGTCGATTACGATCGATCCTTTTTTGCTGAACATCCAGGAGACGCTGCCGGCTTCACCCATGTTTCCATTGTTTCGTGAGAACACATAACGCATTTCGGAGACCGTACGATTCTTATTATCGGTCATTGCCTCCACAAGAATCGCGATTCCACCAGGCCCGTACCCTTCATAGGTAATCTCTTCGTATTGAACACCAGGCAATTCGCCGGTTCCTTTTTGTATCGCGCGTTTGATGTTGTCACCCGGCATATTTGTTTGCTTGGCTGCCATGATCGCGGCCCGTAAACGAGGATTACCATCGGGATCCCCGCCGCCAATCCGCGCCGCTACCGTTATTTCTTTGATTACCTTGGTGAAAGCTTTGCCCCGTTTAGCATCCTGTACCGCCTTGACATGCTTCACCTTGCTCCATTTTGAGTGGCCTGACATAAAATTCTCCTCTGTGAATTAGATGATGGTCGTGTTGATGATATTTTAACATAAAGGTTGCTTCAAACGGAACGTTGAGATATAACAGGTTTATGGCTGTAAGTCAGGAATTACTGAATATTCTCGCCTGTCCCGTCTGCATCAAAAGCGTGCATCTCACCGCGGATGGAAAGGGATTACGTTGTGAACAATGTAAACGGATCTACCCGATCGTGGATGATATTCCTGTGATGCTGATCGAAGAAGCGACTCTCGAGGAAACCCCGGAAAAATCATAATTTTGTCCCACCGCGAAATCTCTATGGATCGTTCCGCCGCCGAAAAACTGATACACAGATTTTCTGAGCTGAAGATTCTTGTGCTTGGAGACTATATGTTAGATCAGTTCATTTGGGGGCACGTAGATCGAATCTCACCGGAGGCTCCCGTGCCGATTGTGGATGTGGAGCGGGAATCTTTTTCGCTGGGAGGAGCCGGGAATGTCGTTCAAAACCTCGAGGCGATGGGAGCTCACGCAATTCCTCTCGGAGTTCTGGGTGAGGACGATGCCGGTAAAAAAATGCTGGACCTGTTCCGTGAAAGAAACGTAGACACGGAAAGCTTGTTTGTTATGCAGAGACCAACAAC contains the following coding sequences:
- a CDS encoding YebC/PmpR family DNA-binding transcriptional regulator yields the protein MSGHSKWSKVKHVKAVQDAKRGKAFTKVIKEITVAARIGGGDPDGNPRLRAAIMAAKQTNMPGDNIKRAIQKGTGELPGVQYEEITYEGYGPGGIAILVEAMTDNKNRTVSEMRYVFSRNNGNMGEAGSVSWMFSKKGSIVIDKNAVDEEKLMEIALEAGADDIQEDSGNFEVLTTPEAFHKVTAALQASEIPTVSAELAMIPQTWIQVTGKEAQQVLKLVEALEDHEDVQKVWANFDISEEELVQLAG
- a CDS encoding Trm112 family protein, coding for MAVSQELLNILACPVCIKSVHLTADGKGLRCEQCKRIYPIVDDIPVMLIEEATLEETPEKS